DNA sequence from the Cottoperca gobio chromosome 10, fCotGob3.1, whole genome shotgun sequence genome:
TCATAATAACAGTTTATTATaggtttctttcattctttatctccaatatatattatatccaaTTTAGCGATCAGATACATGTGTAGTTTAATAAATAGTACAACATTTCTCCAGGCAGCTACCCGTAGTTGATCGAGTAGTAgtgtaaagtgtttttaaaaaagtgcGTGTTTGAGTAAATAGTTTATTTGCACTGACAACAGATGTGAACATATTGTGTAACGCATACATATCCTGCAACAGGCTGTGCtaatgataaataatacaataaaaagaaagtgtTTCTTGTTAACGTTCGTTGGGAAGCCCCCATTTAATAAATGATACCCCGTAATTCCTAACTTTCTAGACGTCAGAATGTGGTCAGCTGGTGTGCGTAGGACGAGGTGCGCGTTCGTTGCTTTCACTTCCTGGTAGCGAGGTCACATCAAATAAACTTCTCTTTAATCATTGCATTCTCCTGTAGGCGGTGTTCACACCAAAGACTGACTGAAATTAGAGACAAGGACTGACTGTAAAGTGATAAGGTAATTATTTAAGTTTTGCAGTGATAGTTTATCAAGTAACTTTTTGACCTCACGTTATGTAGATGAGTCGAGCAAACGTAGCTAGCTAACGTTTGTAGCTAGCAGTAGGTTAGATTATATCTTCCCGTTTATTAACCAAACGTTACAGCTCGAGGGCACTGGCCAAAGTCCGAACTGACTTCTTCTACACCTTAACTTACTTTTAGCGCATTATATTGCTTTATTTGTCTAACCCCTTAGCTAATGCAGCGTGTGTCTAGTTGATGTCAGCTGTCAGATGCAAGCAGGAGTTAGCTTTTTTCAGTGTTTACCTAGCATAAACTATGCGgctgttgtgttgctgttgtgcTATTGTACGTAAAGCTGCGAGACCTTTCTGGAGTGTTCGGGGCCAGTCATTATGGTCTAACTATTAATATAAGTCAAGATAGTACGTGGTTATTTGCGAATTCAGATCTAGCTAGTATCTTCACGAATACATCAGGTGttgctttctgtgttttctttcttgaaaGAAAGCGGACACGTTACAAAGTTCAAAGATCAGAAGCTGCTCTCCTCAATATGGTACAATCTTAAAGATAGCAGTAGATCAATAGTGGCTTATTCAATACTGATATAGGCCTACTGTGGTTACAAGGTAAATCCTATATCAAGATCTGATATTGCTTTCTGTAGTGGGATTTAAGCTTCCAATACATAGCTGCTTGtaagacaaatacatattttgcaCAACATAAGGTTATTTTCTGTACCTATGCCCGCCTTCAGTCTGCATCGATTCAGTACAATATACAGTTGAGAATGTGACATGTtactatgaaaaaaaaaagaagaacatctTTAGTCTATGTGACAGAAATGCAATGGTGATAAAATGAGTTCCACCCTCTGTAGAAATATGTATAAATTCAGGTGTGGTATCATGCTTCCCATGATGTGTTACGACATAATGTCTCTTGTGACTAATGCACACCATGTACCTTCTGCTTACTAAAATATGCTTCCACGCCTCTTTTCAGTTTTATGTCCAACATATTTTATTAGACCTATTTGATTATCAGGGTATACCTGACTCTTCTATACCATCTTAAGAAGGAGTTGTTATTGTGGTCCTTTGGCATGGTGTGTGTTGATGGCTGCAAAGGGATACAACCTTTTCAAGACGAGTGTATAGCCAATCCTGAGTCTCTGGTGTAATTCAGTatgaaaaaaagcataaaaatctTGGTCGACTAAGTGGGGGCAGCCCTAATTCAACCACTGAATTGTTTGAGTTTTGTCTACTTTTCGACCctgtgaaatacatttataagtaTATTGAAGGCTGTTAtctgcttttactttttccTATGTTAACGCTCATAAGTGTTGCAAGAAAGGATTTCTCTGATATTATTTGACCCTCTTTTGGACCTTTGCTTAACTTCCAAACATACTCCTAATaccatatatttttattttctgttttatctgtAGACATTTTGTCCACCAAGTTGCAGCAGATTCCTGCCTGGTTCCATCATGTGTGATCTCAGACCAGCCAGCAATTTGGAGTCGGATCACATGGCTGATTTTTCCCTGATGAACAGTCGCCTGGACTCATTCCGTGGCTCCGACTGGTCCAAGCATGTATCGGCAGAAAGATTGGCCCGGGCTGGCTTCTACTTCACTGGCCATGCCGATCGTGTCCGCTGTTTCAGCTGCCAGAAGACTGTGGAAAACTGGTGCACGGGAGACACACCTGTCGAGAGGCATAAAGAGGTaatcagtaaagaaaaacaaacatcctgTTTTCATCCTGTTCTAAGTAGCTAAATCATACATTCCACATTATTACAGGTTTCCCCATCATGCAGGTTTCTCAGCTGCACTCACCGCACCAATTTTAACCTGAGTTGTGATACCAGGCTGACTAACGGTTCCACCTACAATGAAGAAGCAGAAGACATGGAATACCGTTTGAGAACAGGAGAGGTGGTTGATGAGTCCACCTACCCAATGGCCCCTCACATGAGGAGTGAGGAGGCCAGGCTTCAGACCCTCTCTTCCTGGCCCTCTACTGCTCCAGTGAGACCCCGAGATCTGGCCCAAGCCGGACTCTACTACTTAGGGGAGGGCGATCGGGTGCAATGTTTCTGCTGTGGGGGCATGCTGGGTGGCTGGGAAGCAGGGGACACCGCCTGGAGAGAACATGCCAAACATTTCCCCTATTGCTTCTTTATCCTCGGCCACGATGTGGGCAACATCCCATTCCTaggtggtgcagaggaggagTGCGGCAGTAGACCACACGCAAACACTCATGTCTCTATGGGGAGTTTGGAGGACAGGCTTGGTAGTTTTGCAGGAGTCCAGCACCCTATTGACCATGAGAGGCTTGCCAGAGCTGGCTTCTACAGCGCAGGTAGAGCACAGATGCCTGACCAGTGATTAAGTCTAGGTATTTTATCATAGCTATGAGTGCAAGCAGgaatacattgtgtgtgtccTCGCAGGTACAGGAGACAAGGTGTTGTGTTTCCGCTGTGGTGGAGGTGTGAAAAGCTGGCAGCCTGAGGAAGACCCTTGGGAAGAACATGCCAAACACTACCCAGGGTAAGAACAACCATGATGGATGGTCCCCCttcttaacacacacaaacacaaacacgcacatttgcacattttgtttttctttttttagtggcatttgattttgttttaatacaatagttttttgtttttaaatcagatgCAGCTTCCTGTTAGCAGAAAAGGGACCAGAATATGTCAACAGCATCCAGCTACAAGACCCTCGACGAAATAGAGCCGTACGTGTTAAGTGGTTTTACATTCACTTAAGTGACCGGGTTGTGGTTGACTTTGcaaagtaatttattttgtaaaccTTGTGTAAACAAGAAACTGGATTTCCTTAATCAGGATAAGGGCTTCGAGAAACTTTGTGAAAAACCTGATTTTCTGGCCGATGATGTGCTTAAACAGTTTCTACCCATGCGTTTGGCACATGTGCATGATAAAAACCCTGGACAGCTAAAACAAGGCTGTAACAGCAGTGTGTTAGGATTAAAGGAGATATTCCTGCTCATAGTGGCGCTACCTTGTgtccaaaaaatatttaaatccaaaatatggctaaaactgaaataaataaaagaatacaacTCTTTCCTAAAGCAATGCTCACATGCTCGTCTGTACTGTAAAGCATTATTGGAAAGTTTGTTTGGtgtttaaatgaatgaagttCAACTTACACTAATGTGAGACTTCATCAATGTTACTATCCCTCTGCCATTGAAGCATAGAGGAGAGTGTGTTGTACTAAAAAAAGAGACGAGTTGGCTTCAGTTTAATTTTTGAATGCAGTTTTACACCGAGGACAGATTTGTTACCATATCTCTTACATTTAAATTGTTGTAAGAGTAGATCAGAGGAGGAATAGTTACAGCAACAAATAACACCATGTACATCTGTACATCATGTAAATGCTGTTTTAAGACACACATGGAAAAAGTGAACCTAGCCTATAAGTGCAGTGATGCACACAGTGCTGTGGCAAATATGGGAATTTAGTTTTGggttaaatgcatttaaaaaaaaatacatgctTACGATATTTAAATAATACTGTAATGTTTATTGTTCTCTGGACAAATGCATACATTATTTGACTATGTGGAAACATTAATGATCAAAGATGTTTGTACCTG
Encoded proteins:
- the xiap gene encoding E3 ubiquitin-protein ligase XIAP, with the translated sequence MCDLRPASNLESDHMADFSLMNSRLDSFRGSDWSKHVSAERLARAGFYFTGHADRVRCFSCQKTVENWCTGDTPVERHKEVSPSCRFLSCTHRTNFNLSCDTRLTNGSTYNEEAEDMEYRLRTGEVVDESTYPMAPHMRSEEARLQTLSSWPSTAPVRPRDLAQAGLYYLGEGDRVQCFCCGGMLGGWEAGDTAWREHAKHFPYCFFILGHDVGNIPFLGGAEEECGSRPHANTHVSMGSLEDRLGSFAGVQHPIDHERLARAGFYSAGTGDKVLCFRCGGGVKSWQPEEDPWEEHAKHYPGCSFLLAEKGPEYVNSIQLQDPRRNRATSSQQNGFSGHGNDVLQSAMAQRAIGMGLEPSVVEKTILEKIRSTGSGYSTSEALMEDCLNTPMSDSAMSQDQDEDPLEKLRKLQREKQCKICMDRDICIVFIPCGHLVTCRECSKTLIKCPICCGAIMQKIKTYIA